The region TATGAATGCCTTCATTTATAAACAGGAGCCTTCACAATTTGATGATGAAGGCAAAAAGATCAAAATCAGGTCAGGCCAAATGATGAATGTGTGGCTTAGTAGGGAAAGAATAGTTATTGACACGGCGACCAAACAACTACCACTTTAAAAGAATTTATATGAACAACATTACAGTTGAAGAATTGAAGGCCCGGATGGATGCAGGCGAAAAAGTTAACCTTATCGATTGCCGTGAGCCGGATGAATATGCTGAATTCAATATCGGTGGTAAATTATTACCATTAGGCATGATCCAATCTATGCAGACTGAAGAAATCGATGATTTGAAAGATGAAGAGGTAATTGTTCATTGTCGCAGCGGCAAACGCAGCGTTACTGCCTGTATGTTTTTAGAAACACTCGGTTTCTCCAATACTGTAAACGTTGTTGGCGGTGTGCTGGATTGGCAGACGAAATTTGGTAGTGGAAAATAATTAGTCGCTAGTCAGCGGTCAATGGTTTTGACTAACGACTATCTATTTCTATCTCAGAATTTAAAATTCACTGAGATCATAAAATTTCTTCCCGCCATCGGAAAATAATAATTCTCTGTTGTCATACTTCCTCCATAGATATAACTGAATGTATAGCCATTCGGTTCGTATTTTTCATCCAGGATATTATTCAGTTGAAAAATGAAACTGGTTTCAAGCCGATGGCTATCGGCTTTCTTTTTGCCTTTTATAGTGTAGATCGTTCTGAGATCCTGGGTATAAAATCCATCAAGTTTGCGGGCATCATTTGAAGTATTATCAAGATACTGCTTGCTTACGACTTTAAACGGCAAGCTGATCTCCCAGTTTTCCATAGGTAAAATATTAAGTGAACCGCCACTCACTACAGAAGGCGATAAGGCAATATCTGGTGAGGAGTAATTATATGTTTGTTGCCCGCCATTATCATAATCATCTACATACTCAGTAAAATTCTCAACTTTGTTTTTGCTTAACGCAATATTTGCAGTTGCATTTATCCATTTATTAAACTTATAAGCCCCTTGTATTTCGATGCCTTTCCGATAGCTTTCTGGAATATTTGTTCTTGTATAAGCGCCAACGTCATTTATTTTTCCTGAAAGTACCAACTGGTCCTTATAGCTCATGTAATAAATATTTGCTGATATATTCCATTTCAGTTTTACGAATTCTGCGCCTGCTTCCCAATCATACAATTTTTCTGGTTTGGGTTGTTGTATTTCGCTTGCTTCAAAATCATCCCTGTTCGGTTCTTTATTGGCTACTGCAAATGATAAGTAGCCTTTCCATTTATTCTTATTGAAACTGATACCGGCTTTTGGATTAAAAAAACTGTAACCATTATTAATGATCAGTGTTGGGTTATCTCTAAATCCGTTGATATCATAGTTCACCTGCCGGAATTGCAGATCATAAAAGAAGTGCCAGTAGTCGGCAAACCGTGTTTGTTGTTTTAGGTAAATATTAAAATCCTTTTTTACGGCATCGAGGTCATAGTAATTTTTTATATAAGGCAATCCTTCTTCTGCCCATATTACTTTTCCGAAATGATTTCCGTCGTACTGTGTAACAGCACCTCCTAATGTGATATCGCTTGCTTTGTCTTTATAATTTAATGAAAAGATGTTTCCATAATAATCATTATCCAGCCACAATTGCCTCACTAGATCCGAAGTGGTTGTATTCATGTCAGGATAGGGGAGATCATAATCAGCATAATCTTCGTCAGCCTTGTACTGTTCGTAGTAACCTTTACCTTTTATCAAAAACAAAGCAGTACTGAAATTGAATTTTGAAGAGAATTTATGATTGAAAAAAAATTGGTAATGGTCCTGTTTATAATTATCTGTTTCATTATCGTAAGGCTCGTTGGGTCGTTCGGTGCCTGCATAGTTAACAGTACGGTTACCTGCAATTAGATCCGCTTCAGAAATTCCATACCATGCCTGGTAAGTTTTTTCTTTACCTGAAAAAATATTTAAACGTAGCGAAGACTTCTTATTGATATAAGCAGTGGAAAAATAAATTGATTTCAGGTTACTGGAAGCCCTGTCAATAAAACCATCACTGCTGATCCTTGAAAGCCGA is a window of Bacteroidota bacterium DNA encoding:
- a CDS encoding rhodanese-like domain-containing protein, which gives rise to MNNITVEELKARMDAGEKVNLIDCREPDEYAEFNIGGKLLPLGMIQSMQTEEIDDLKDEEVIVHCRSGKRSVTACMFLETLGFSNTVNVVGGVLDWQTKFGSGK
- a CDS encoding TonB-dependent receptor, which codes for MKRIASFIISVCLSQFVNSQEKEITQDSFYLLTPVEVRAIRAGENSPFTKSNISKKTLEKINTGVDIPFLLNQTPGVVVNSDAGNGIGYTGIRIRGTDASRINVTLNGVPFNDAESQGSFFVDLPDFSSSTGSVQIQRGVGTSSNGAGAFGASINFSTNEVNDKPYFELNNSAGSFNSFKNTLKIGSGLIAGHFTTDLRLSRISSDGFIDRASSNLKSIYFSTAYINKKSSLRLNIFSGKEKTYQAWYGISEADLIAGNRTVNYAGTERPNEPYDNETDNYKQDHYQFFFNHKFSSKFNFSTALFLIKGKGYYEQYKADEDYADYDLPYPDMNTTTSDLVRQLWLDNDYYGNIFSLNYKDKASDITLGGAVTQYDGNHFGKVIWAEEGLPYIKNYYDLDAVKKDFNIYLKQQTRFADYWHFFYDLQFRQVNYDINGFRDNPTLIINNGYSFFNPKAGISFNKNKWKGYLSFAVANKEPNRDDFEASEIQQPKPEKLYDWEAGAEFVKLKWNISANIYYMSYKDQLVLSGKINDVGAYTRTNIPESYRKGIEIQGAYKFNKWINATANIALSKNKVENFTEYVDDYDNGGQQTYNYSSPDIALSPSVVSGGSLNILPMENWEISLPFKVVSKQYLDNTSNDARKLDGFYTQDLRTIYTIKGKKKADSHRLETSFIFQLNNILDEKYEPNGYTFSYIYGGSMTTENYYFPMAGRNFMISVNFKF